The following coding sequences lie in one Bacteroidales bacterium genomic window:
- a CDS encoding sigma 54-interacting transcriptional regulator, translating to MDFQPDINSIKQRFNIIGNSPSLIRAISRAIQVARFDISVLITGESGTGKEFFPKIIHECSARKHKKYIAVNCGAIPEGTIDSELFGHEKGAFTGALSDRKGYFEEGDGGTIFLDEVGELPLTTQARLLRVLENGEFIKVGSSIVQKTDVRIVAATNMNMTKAIQEGKFREDLFYRLNTIQIELPPLRERVDDILLLFRKFSSDFAEGYKMPSITLSPEARNLLLSYRWPGNIRQLRNITEQISILETSREVSAKVLQSYLPVYEGPNLPAINKKEGNAFMDGEREMLYKIILEMRKEIDEIKSQMNNSQKNILHKLPQKDFREDVAEDIQHTPYIESRKDCYDNFETINIENIEDTSMTLEEAEKEMIKRSLEKNNGKRKKCAEELKISERTLYRKIKEYNLDNEKDS from the coding sequence ATGGACTTCCAACCAGATATTAATAGCATTAAACAAAGGTTTAATATTATAGGAAACTCTCCCTCTTTAATTAGGGCTATAAGTCGTGCAATACAAGTTGCCCGATTTGATATTTCTGTTCTTATTACAGGTGAAAGCGGAACCGGAAAAGAGTTCTTTCCAAAGATCATTCACGAATGTAGTGCAAGAAAACACAAAAAATATATTGCAGTCAACTGCGGTGCGATCCCCGAAGGGACAATAGACTCAGAACTTTTCGGTCACGAAAAAGGCGCATTTACCGGTGCCCTTAGCGATAGAAAAGGTTATTTTGAAGAAGGTGATGGCGGCACAATATTCTTAGATGAAGTTGGAGAACTTCCTTTGACTACTCAAGCTCGCCTTTTAAGAGTTCTTGAAAATGGAGAGTTTATAAAAGTTGGTTCTTCTATTGTTCAAAAAACGGACGTTAGGATTGTTGCCGCAACCAACATGAATATGACCAAGGCTATTCAAGAGGGTAAATTTAGAGAAGATTTATTTTACAGACTGAATACTATTCAAATTGAGCTTCCTCCTCTTAGAGAGAGGGTTGACGATATTTTATTACTATTCAGAAAATTCAGTTCTGATTTTGCAGAAGGATATAAAATGCCATCAATTACCCTTTCACCCGAAGCAAGGAATTTATTATTATCATATAGATGGCCTGGCAATATCAGACAACTCAGAAATATTACAGAGCAAATCTCTATCTTAGAAACTTCTCGTGAGGTATCTGCGAAAGTTCTACAATCATATCTTCCTGTTTATGAAGGGCCCAATCTCCCCGCCATAAATAAAAAAGAAGGTAATGCTTTTATGGACGGAGAGAGAGAAATGCTATATAAAATTATTTTAGAGATGAGAAAAGAGATTGATGAAATAAAATCTCAAATGAATAATTCTCAAAAGAATATTCTTCACAAATTACCACAAAAGGACTTTAGAGAGGATGTTGCGGAAGATATACAACACACCCCTTATATAGAATCACGCAAAGATTGTTATGACAATTTTGAGACTATAAATATTGAGAATATAGAGGATACCTCAATGACTCTTGAAGAAGCCGAAAAGGAGATGATAAAAAGATCTCTTGAAAAGAATAATGGCAAACGTAAAAAATGTGCTGAAGAGTTAAAGATTTCAGAAAGAACTTTATATAGAAAGATTAAAGAATACAATTTGGACAATGAAAAGGATAGCTAA
- a CDS encoding DUF3575 domain-containing protein → MKIDSKRSVRSLFKLLKNSRGTILVLIITLMPFAGSAQKIAVKTNLLEWATISPNISAEFVVSPTMSLDLTASFNEWTPYKNAKFDHFRIQPELRYWFQRPMAQHFLGFTLMYVDYELLHKGEYHDGQGIGGGFTYGYDFVLSKRWNLELTAGIGALYRFEKKYEEGATIPSGNNANRWCLVPIKLGVTLSYVIF, encoded by the coding sequence ATGAAAATAGACTCAAAAAGGAGTGTTCGCTCATTGTTTAAACTATTAAAAAATAGTAGAGGAACTATCCTTGTACTAATAATAACCTTAATGCCATTTGCAGGTAGTGCTCAAAAGATAGCAGTAAAGACAAATCTATTGGAGTGGGCAACAATATCTCCAAATATCTCGGCAGAGTTTGTTGTTTCTCCTACAATGTCGCTCGACTTAACAGCTTCATTCAATGAATGGACTCCATATAAAAATGCAAAATTTGATCATTTCAGAATTCAACCGGAGTTGAGATATTGGTTTCAACGTCCTATGGCTCAGCACTTCTTAGGATTTACACTAATGTATGTAGACTATGAATTGTTGCATAAAGGAGAGTATCACGATGGACAAGGTATAGGTGGAGGATTTACCTATGGATATGATTTTGTGTTGAGTAAAAGATGGAATTTAGAATTAACAGCAGGTATAGGAGCTTTATATCGTTTCGAAAAGAAATACGAAGAAGGGGCAACCATACCCTCAGGTAATAATGCTAATAGATGGTGTTTAGTTCCCATAAAATTAGGAGTTACACTATCTTATGTAATTTTCTAA
- a CDS encoding carboxypeptidase-like regulatory domain-containing protein, with product MNKIIKIFFLLVTLIIMTPIELYAQNIRVSGVVRGNNGERVAGVSITDLGRQRVLGITDEDGKYSIVLAPNATISFTCMGYSEKKEKVKGRVTIDVELQSTAKEMDEITVTASLVGNVVFEPSEIEIVGNYFHLRTRFKVPKEIMALDHRLVVQPTIYNVTRNSTMFLRPVVSDGREYLLTQERMYGFDITRDTLSPYIQKSEMSRQGEIIAYHDSVYIENNRDDYRSDVFLSVEDYHKIIRVDTMVIAKGTVNPLRFFDYNIPAQDLTDSIYIPKPELALRSDKGEVHLTYLPGKSDIDEKNPNNLQELKKLEDRIKYLEQDPDAKLQSMSIFGISSPEGNYAKNVELADLRMRSARNKILSYISPATKEFLKVESQSKVENWLPVVEMLKQDSLIEKANEVQAIIDKYPTSLNSQFNKIKKLSYYRSIIVPYLAKLRRVEYDFGYSLYRILKDEEIAEMYQQNYTQLSRYDFYRMFQMAKDDVEKETLYSQAISVYPKFMLAANNLAALYIRQGRSNIDILKPFIKGDNIPEEVLTNQIIATLDKWQYSTADSLASLMPQSETAEYVKSITRLMNGNYQEALSQFEGEGGLNEVLILLAMKRNDEAWEKAQELPDDSARVLYVKAIIANRLDMVVEAIDYIETALDMDPSLREIAEIDADVKDLL from the coding sequence ATGAACAAGATAATAAAAATATTTTTCTTGCTGGTGACATTGATTATAATGACACCAATAGAATTGTATGCACAAAATATACGTGTGTCAGGAGTAGTTCGTGGCAACAATGGAGAGCGAGTAGCAGGAGTTTCCATAACTGACCTTGGGCGTCAAAGAGTATTAGGAATAACCGATGAAGATGGTAAATATTCGATAGTGTTAGCACCCAATGCAACAATATCGTTTACCTGTATGGGATATTCTGAGAAAAAAGAGAAAGTAAAAGGTAGAGTAACAATAGATGTCGAGTTGCAATCTACTGCAAAAGAGATGGATGAAATTACCGTAACAGCAAGTTTAGTAGGTAATGTGGTATTTGAACCATCCGAGATTGAAATTGTAGGAAACTATTTTCACCTAAGAACACGTTTTAAAGTGCCCAAAGAGATAATGGCGTTGGACCATCGTTTGGTAGTACAACCTACAATATATAATGTAACACGAAACAGCACAATGTTTCTACGTCCTGTTGTATCAGACGGAAGAGAGTATCTTTTGACACAGGAACGTATGTATGGCTTTGATATAACAAGAGACACATTGTCTCCATATATTCAAAAAAGTGAAATGTCTCGACAAGGCGAGATAATAGCATATCACGATTCAGTATATATTGAGAATAACCGAGATGATTATCGTTCTGATGTATTCTTGTCGGTAGAAGATTACCACAAGATTATACGAGTTGATACAATGGTAATAGCAAAAGGAACAGTAAACCCGTTACGTTTCTTTGATTATAACATTCCGGCACAAGATTTAACAGACTCAATATATATACCAAAACCAGAGCTGGCATTACGCAGTGACAAAGGAGAAGTACACTTAACATATCTTCCCGGTAAATCAGATATTGATGAAAAAAATCCAAATAACCTACAAGAACTTAAAAAGTTAGAAGACAGAATCAAATACTTGGAGCAAGATCCGGATGCAAAATTGCAGTCTATGTCGATATTTGGAATATCTTCACCAGAAGGAAATTATGCTAAAAACGTTGAATTGGCAGATTTGCGTATGCGTTCAGCCCGAAATAAGATATTGTCTTATATAAGTCCTGCAACAAAAGAGTTCTTGAAAGTAGAATCTCAATCAAAGGTAGAAAATTGGTTACCAGTAGTAGAGATGTTGAAACAAGACTCATTAATTGAAAAAGCAAATGAGGTACAAGCAATAATTGACAAATACCCCACAAGTCTGAATTCACAATTCAATAAAATTAAGAAACTATCATATTATCGTTCAATAATAGTACCATATCTAGCAAAACTAAGAAGAGTGGAGTATGATTTTGGATATTCACTATATCGTATATTAAAAGATGAAGAGATTGCTGAAATGTATCAGCAAAACTACACACAATTATCTCGTTACGACTTTTACAGAATGTTCCAAATGGCAAAGGACGATGTAGAGAAAGAGACATTGTATTCACAGGCAATATCGGTATATCCCAAATTTATGTTGGCTGCAAATAACTTAGCTGCCCTGTATATACGTCAGGGACGTTCAAATATTGATATTCTAAAACCATTTATTAAAGGTGATAATATACCGGAAGAGGTATTAACAAATCAAATTATAGCTACCTTAGATAAATGGCAATATTCAACAGCCGATTCGTTGGCATCACTAATGCCACAATCAGAGACTGCTGAATATGTAAAATCAATTACACGTTTAATGAACGGAAACTACCAAGAGGCATTATCTCAATTCGAAGGAGAAGGCGGACTTAATGAGGTGTTGATATTATTAGCAATGAAGCGTAACGATGAAGCATGGGAGAAGGCGCAAGAACTACCTGATGATTCGGCACGAGTATTATATGTAAAAGCAATAATAGCCAATCGTTTGGATATGGTTGTTGAGGCTATTGATTATATCGAAACAGCATTAGATATGGATCCCTCGTTAAGAGAGATTGCAGAGATTGATGCAGATGTTAAAGATTTGTTATAG